A genomic segment from Blastococcus sp. PRF04-17 encodes:
- a CDS encoding Chromate resistance protein ChrB has translation MSVDGARPPAEWVLLSYRLPREPSGPRTTLWRRLRRLGVAQLGDGLVALPADARTREQLEWLADDVLAARGTAALWLARPVTAAQERGLAAEMSAARAAEYDQLVAECRAAAVAEIADRVRALRRLRSQWRAINRRDFFPPAEREHAAAALRDLARVTVDTSSRAAEEAAP, from the coding sequence ATGTCGGTCGATGGTGCGCGACCGCCCGCGGAGTGGGTGTTGCTGTCCTACCGCCTGCCGCGAGAACCGTCGGGTCCCCGGACGACGCTGTGGCGGCGGCTGAGACGGCTCGGCGTGGCCCAGCTCGGCGACGGCCTGGTGGCGCTTCCCGCCGACGCCCGGACCCGGGAACAGCTGGAGTGGCTGGCGGACGACGTCCTCGCCGCCCGGGGGACGGCGGCACTGTGGCTGGCCCGCCCGGTCACCGCCGCGCAGGAGCGGGGGCTGGCCGCGGAGATGTCTGCCGCGAGGGCGGCCGAGTACGACCAGCTCGTCGCCGAGTGCCGCGCCGCCGCCGTCGCGGAGATCGCCGACCGTGTCCGGGCCCTGCGCCGCCTCCGCAGCCAGTGGCGAGCGATCAACCGTCGCGACTTCTTCCCACCCGCTGAGCGCGAGCACGCCGCCGCTGCGCTGAGGGACCTCGCCCGGGTCACCGTCGACACGTCCTCCCGCGCCGCCGAGGAGGCGGC
- a CDS encoding DUF1028 domain-containing protein codes for MLTSADVLPAMAKAYSGATGELADRLLAALVAGQEAGGDLRGRQSAALLVVSGSPPTEDDDGVRVDLRVDDSGDPVGQLRMLRNLQRAYAEQDYDYLALFAPEGASDLYAALAASRRGDRQATRRALEAMRARPGWSAWLATMAGDARVAAMTRLLE; via the coding sequence ATGCTCACCTCGGCCGACGTGCTGCCGGCCATGGCGAAGGCCTACTCCGGCGCCACGGGCGAGCTCGCCGACCGGCTGCTGGCTGCCCTCGTGGCGGGACAGGAGGCGGGCGGGGACCTCCGTGGCCGCCAGTCGGCGGCGCTGCTCGTCGTCAGCGGCTCCCCGCCCACCGAGGACGACGACGGCGTGCGGGTGGATCTGCGCGTGGACGACTCGGGGGATCCCGTCGGGCAGCTGCGCATGCTGCGGAACCTGCAGCGGGCCTACGCCGAGCAGGACTACGACTACCTGGCCCTGTTCGCCCCCGAGGGCGCCAGCGACCTGTACGCCGCACTCGCCGCCTCCCGTCGAGGGGATCGGCAGGCGACCCGGCGGGCCCTCGAGGCGATGCGTGCCCGACCGGGGTGGTCGGCGTGGCTGGCCACCATGGCCGGCGATGCGCGGGTGGCCGCGATGACCCGGCTGCTGGAGTGA
- a CDS encoding TIGR03089 family protein, giving the protein MTPADLLRDALRRDAAAPLITYYDDATGERVELSGATFGNWVAKTANLLQDEFDVGRGSTVAVALPVHWQTAAVLLAAWSCGAAVLDTAAEDDGRLAEADVVLAEQARLDALEDVGVEQLLGLSLHPLGMGMAGYAGSARDYALEARAHGDAFFPYDPPDPAAPGLVAGGLELTLGG; this is encoded by the coding sequence GTGACACCGGCGGACCTGCTTCGCGACGCACTCCGCCGGGACGCGGCGGCCCCGCTCATCACGTACTACGACGACGCCACCGGCGAACGGGTCGAGCTGTCCGGAGCCACGTTCGGCAACTGGGTGGCCAAGACGGCCAATCTGCTGCAGGACGAGTTCGACGTCGGCCGTGGCAGCACCGTCGCCGTCGCGCTCCCGGTGCACTGGCAGACGGCCGCGGTGCTGCTGGCCGCCTGGAGCTGCGGAGCCGCCGTGCTCGACACCGCCGCCGAGGACGACGGGCGGCTGGCCGAGGCCGACGTGGTGCTGGCCGAGCAGGCGCGGCTGGACGCCCTGGAGGACGTCGGTGTCGAGCAGCTGCTCGGCCTCTCGCTGCACCCCCTCGGGATGGGCATGGCCGGTTACGCGGGCTCCGCGCGCGACTACGCGCTCGAGGCGCGCGCCCACGGCGACGCGTTCTTCCCCTACGACCCACCGGACCCGGCCGCGCCGGGACTCGTGGCAGGCGGCCTCGAACTCACCCTCGGGGGCTGA
- a CDS encoding LCP family protein produces MSPTGLLLVIAAAVGVAIVWSLVVIAGYRVLAPDSTTRGQHLVGGLLVTMLAFGVAAPAFEAAHLASVQRNLITGLFDDDGTSATVPDTAAVDPWGGKDRVNVLLLGGDGGEGREGVRPDTIIVASIDTQTGATTTFSLPRNLEELPFPEDSPLHEVYPDGFWAGSESESLLNAVYRNGPAEYPDILGPTDNPGADFMKLGVGEALGLPIDYYVLVNLDGFSQLIDALGGITVNVNYWVPIGGEPSLGHLPNDYIAPGPNQHMDGEMALHYARGRFGLSDYQRMDRQRCMINAIVEAADPMTLLARYQQIAATTQDIVTTDIPQSVVGDFADLALKVKEAGIRSVVFDDTVIRPAYPDYDLMRTIVQDALVTEPAPAPSSAPAPGGSTGGGTSAAEPRATALRRPPHPPRWTWPRTPAPTTRSRPSRRWPTVSPRRADDPRAHDPTR; encoded by the coding sequence GTGAGCCCGACCGGCCTGCTGCTGGTCATCGCCGCGGCGGTGGGGGTGGCGATCGTCTGGTCCCTGGTGGTGATCGCCGGGTACCGGGTCCTCGCCCCCGACAGCACGACCCGCGGCCAGCACCTCGTCGGCGGGCTCCTGGTGACCATGCTCGCGTTCGGCGTCGCGGCGCCGGCCTTCGAGGCCGCGCACCTGGCCTCGGTCCAGCGCAACCTCATCACCGGTCTGTTCGACGACGACGGCACGTCCGCCACGGTGCCCGACACGGCTGCGGTCGACCCGTGGGGCGGCAAGGACCGCGTCAACGTCCTCCTCCTCGGCGGGGACGGCGGTGAGGGGCGGGAGGGCGTCCGGCCCGACACGATCATCGTCGCGAGCATCGACACGCAGACCGGCGCCACCACCACCTTCAGCCTGCCGCGCAACCTGGAGGAGCTGCCCTTCCCCGAGGACAGCCCGCTGCACGAGGTGTACCCCGACGGGTTCTGGGCCGGCAGCGAGAGCGAGAGCCTGCTCAACGCCGTGTACCGCAACGGTCCCGCCGAGTACCCCGACATCCTGGGGCCGACGGACAACCCCGGTGCGGACTTCATGAAGCTCGGCGTGGGCGAGGCACTGGGCCTTCCCATCGACTACTACGTGCTGGTCAACCTCGACGGGTTCAGCCAGCTGATCGACGCCCTCGGCGGGATCACCGTCAACGTGAACTACTGGGTGCCGATCGGCGGCGAGCCGTCCCTGGGCCACCTGCCCAACGACTACATCGCGCCCGGCCCGAACCAGCACATGGACGGCGAGATGGCGCTGCACTACGCCCGCGGCCGCTTCGGTCTGTCGGACTACCAGCGCATGGACCGCCAGCGCTGCATGATCAACGCGATCGTCGAGGCGGCCGACCCGATGACCCTGCTCGCGCGCTACCAGCAGATCGCGGCGACCACGCAGGACATCGTCACGACCGACATCCCGCAGTCGGTGGTGGGCGACTTCGCCGACCTGGCGCTCAAGGTCAAGGAGGCCGGGATCCGCAGCGTCGTCTTCGACGACACGGTGATCCGGCCGGCCTACCCGGACTACGACCTGATGCGGACGATCGTCCAGGACGCGCTGGTCACCGAGCCGGCGCCGGCTCCCTCCTCCGCCCCAGCGCCGGGTGGCTCGACCGGCGGTGGCACGTCGGCGGCGGAGCCACGGGCAACGGCACTCCGTCGACCGCCGCACCCTCCGAGGTGGACGTGGCCGCGGACGCCTGCGCCTACGACCCGGTCGAGGCCGAGCAGGCGCTGGCCGACGGTGAGCCCCCGACGCGCTGACGACCCTCGCGCTCACGACCCCACGCGCTGA
- a CDS encoding glycosyltransferase family 39 protein, with protein sequence MTADVRESERRLSPERSGTRTGSDAVWSAVASIPERLLLAFLVFCYVSAVAYVGGFFRPVVVAPVTLVLVALTWWFLPAGGGRTVWSAVGSLLALGVSGAWFLLNLPYLGERIRVGRDPDVYTLAALWLLNNRSPEIPVPPGSTEASGFYLVDGVLEPQGNHLVAAVSASAGWVFGENAVFWGNLACGAAALLALYVLGRRLVGPLWALVPVLALAVSLPMLEFSRAMYSEPLALTFTFLGASLLWDAWKSDRLPAYVAAGVAFGGVALARIDGTLPLIGVVGGLAVAAVVHPGPPGVSGAGRQRRCCSGVSRDCCSASPTCTSTAAGTSPTSARSSRCWAPRFSSRRCSPPRPSWCRHAATPRSPAWSRGPRWPAPLSAPWPSPSWPRAPGGTWHGGRSTCP encoded by the coding sequence ATGACCGCCGACGTCCGGGAGTCGGAGCGCCGCCTCTCACCTGAGCGGTCCGGGACCCGCACGGGGAGCGACGCGGTGTGGTCCGCGGTCGCGAGCATCCCGGAGCGGCTGCTCCTGGCCTTCCTGGTGTTCTGCTACGTGTCCGCCGTGGCCTACGTCGGGGGCTTCTTCCGCCCAGTCGTCGTCGCCCCGGTGACCCTGGTGCTCGTAGCGCTCACCTGGTGGTTCCTCCCGGCCGGCGGCGGTCGGACCGTGTGGTCGGCGGTCGGGTCGCTGCTCGCCCTCGGCGTGTCCGGGGCGTGGTTCCTGCTCAACCTGCCCTACCTCGGCGAACGGATCCGTGTCGGCCGCGACCCCGACGTCTACACCCTGGCCGCCCTGTGGTTGCTGAACAACAGGAGCCCGGAGATCCCGGTACCCCCCGGCAGCACCGAGGCCTCGGGCTTCTACCTCGTCGACGGCGTCCTGGAGCCCCAGGGCAACCACCTCGTGGCGGCGGTGTCGGCGTCGGCGGGATGGGTCTTCGGCGAGAACGCCGTCTTCTGGGGCAACCTGGCCTGCGGAGCGGCAGCCCTGCTCGCCCTCTACGTCCTCGGCAGGCGCCTCGTCGGTCCGTTGTGGGCCCTGGTCCCGGTGCTGGCACTGGCGGTGTCCCTGCCGATGCTCGAGTTCAGCCGGGCGATGTACTCCGAGCCGCTCGCGCTGACGTTCACCTTCCTCGGGGCGTCCCTGCTGTGGGACGCCTGGAAGAGCGACCGTCTGCCCGCGTACGTCGCCGCCGGCGTCGCCTTCGGCGGCGTCGCGCTCGCCCGCATCGACGGCACGCTGCCGCTGATCGGCGTCGTCGGCGGGCTCGCCGTCGCGGCGGTCGTCCATCCCGGCCCCCCGGGGGTATCCGGCGCTGGGCGGCAGCGTCGGTGCTGCTCGGGAGTCTCCCGGGACTGCTGCTCGGCTTCGCCGACCTGTACTTCTACAGCGGCCGGTACATCGCCGACCTCCGCTCGCAGTTCTCGATGCTGGGCGCCGCGGTTCTCGTCGCGACGGTGCTCGCCGCCGCGGCCGTCGTGGTGCCGGCACGCCGCCACCCCGCGATCCCCCGCGTGGTCTCGCGGGCCGCGCTGGCCGGCGCCGCTCTCGGCGCCGTGGCCTTCGCCGTCCTGGCCACGCGCCCCTGGTGGCACGTGGCACGGGGGCCGGTCGACGTGCCCCTGA
- a CDS encoding N-acetylmuramoyl-L-alanine amidase — protein sequence MTWTPRVASTLKAATVHHTAGSNSYAAADVPGILRGIYRYHAVTLGWGDIGYNALVDKYGRIWEGRAGGLAQPVVGAHAGGFNTYTFGVSMLGNYDVVPTTPAMINSVSSIIGWKLGLHNVDPYGSAVLTSGGTNKYAAGTAVRLPAIFAHRDTKSTACPGKYGVAKMGEIRARAFGYDMAESYVRALYQDMMGRGADATGLRNWTTLLSGEPVAARSRRASRTARNTAGW from the coding sequence ATGACGTGGACGCCCCGGGTGGCGTCGACGCTCAAGGCGGCCACCGTCCACCACACCGCCGGCAGCAACAGCTACGCCGCCGCCGACGTCCCGGGGATCCTGCGCGGCATCTACCGCTACCACGCGGTCACGCTCGGCTGGGGGGACATCGGCTACAACGCGCTGGTCGACAAGTACGGCCGGATCTGGGAAGGGCGGGCCGGCGGCCTGGCCCAGCCCGTCGTCGGTGCCCACGCCGGCGGTTTCAACACCTACACCTTCGGCGTCTCGATGCTCGGCAACTACGACGTCGTACCGACGACGCCGGCCATGATCAACTCGGTGTCCTCGATCATCGGCTGGAAGCTCGGCCTGCACAACGTGGACCCGTACGGCTCCGCGGTGCTGACGTCCGGGGGGACGAACAAGTACGCGGCGGGCACCGCCGTCCGGTTGCCGGCGATCTTCGCTCACCGCGACACCAAGTCCACCGCCTGCCCGGGCAAGTACGGCGTGGCCAAGATGGGGGAGATCCGAGCCCGGGCCTTCGGCTACGACATGGCGGAGTCCTACGTCCGCGCGCTGTACCAGGACATGATGGGCCGCGGGGCCGATGCCACCGGCCTGCGCAACTGGACGACCCTGCTCTCGGGGGAGCCAGTCGCCGCGCGATCTCGGCGGGCATCGCGAACAGCCAGGAATACCGCAGGCTGGTGA
- a CDS encoding DUF4214 domain-containing protein → MITQSYQRVLGRNPDPGGMVTWMAALADGTVRLDTIGPTLMSSEEFYLRGGSSDTGFVNNIYQAALGRGATAWEVDHWGAVRRARGPEPVLAGVWGSPEAAKRRVGQTYAYYLGRSAGAPEQEYWLPVVAGSGDEQLREEVVVSSEYTQRAQSRFP, encoded by the coding sequence GTGATCACCCAGTCCTACCAGCGGGTCCTGGGCAGGAACCCGGACCCCGGGGGCATGGTCACGTGGATGGCCGCCCTCGCCGACGGCACGGTCCGCCTCGACACGATCGGGCCGACCCTCATGTCGAGCGAGGAGTTCTACCTGCGCGGTGGCAGCAGCGACACCGGCTTCGTGAACAACATCTACCAGGCAGCCCTGGGGCGCGGCGCCACGGCCTGGGAGGTCGACCACTGGGGGGCCGTGCGCCGGGCCCGTGGGCCGGAGCCGGTCCTGGCCGGCGTCTGGGGCTCGCCGGAGGCAGCCAAGCGACGAGTGGGCCAGACCTACGCGTACTACCTGGGCCGGTCGGCCGGGGCTCCGGAACAGGAGTACTGGCTGCCGGTGGTGGCCGGGTCCGGTGACGAGCAACTGCGGGAAGAGGTCGTGGTCAGCAGTGAGTACACCCAGCGCGCCCAATCGCGGTTCCCGTGA
- a CDS encoding SpoIID/LytB domain-containing protein produces the protein MLAGLLGVHPFGSASAALQGDVQISGHGYGHGRGLSQWGARGYAVDHNWTWQQILDHYYGGTVAGSAGNPVIGVELLSRAGQDMVVTVPSLTVNGSAVGAAAVLVRRTADARFNVYSGPGCGGPWTTWRGGLASGVVVSTGASPADPANHVQLCEGGQVRGYRGKLVAVDTGSTSAVVNHVYLEDYLKGVLPSEMPSSWADLAGGRGANALRAQAVAARSYAIATPRNAYATTCDTTACQVYKGEYTRPVSGSTRTFVEDSRANAAIAATAGQVRKKPNGAVSRTEFSASSGGWTTPGEFPAVQDLGDGTAGNPNTNWSVAVDAGTLAARLGTPAITGISVTERNGLGVDGGRVLRVVVDTANGPYSFTGNQFRSRVGLKSDWFKLNVRSYTESASYTKALYNDLLGRSGAPSEVAPWAGSVAGGTDPGAVARSFLGSTENLRNLVKQTYAGALKRTPDPRGYDSWVAYLRTGRTLNELNAAVYNSAESLQALGGGDMLLWVDGMYQGLLGRTAGASERQHWADVATARGRNYVAFHISGSVEARQKRLVGYYSDLLQRGVDSTGMQTWVPQMMGNGDVDVQVSITSSVEYWNKARTRFP, from the coding sequence ATGCTGGCCGGACTGCTGGGGGTGCACCCGTTCGGTTCGGCGAGTGCCGCGCTCCAGGGTGACGTCCAGATCTCCGGGCACGGGTACGGCCACGGCCGCGGCCTGAGCCAGTGGGGGGCCCGCGGGTACGCCGTCGACCACAACTGGACCTGGCAGCAGATCCTCGACCACTACTACGGCGGCACGGTCGCCGGCTCGGCCGGCAACCCGGTCATCGGCGTGGAGCTCCTGTCCCGGGCAGGCCAGGACATGGTCGTCACGGTGCCGTCGCTCACCGTCAACGGCTCCGCCGTCGGCGCCGCCGCCGTCCTCGTGCGGCGCACCGCGGACGCGCGGTTCAACGTCTACAGCGGGCCGGGCTGCGGAGGGCCCTGGACCACGTGGCGGGGCGGGCTCGCGTCCGGGGTGGTGGTGTCCACCGGTGCCTCGCCGGCCGACCCGGCCAATCACGTCCAGCTCTGCGAGGGCGGTCAGGTCCGCGGGTACCGCGGCAAGCTGGTCGCGGTCGACACCGGCTCGACGTCCGCCGTGGTCAACCACGTCTACCTGGAGGACTACCTCAAGGGCGTCCTCCCGAGCGAGATGCCCTCCAGCTGGGCCGACCTCGCCGGCGGGCGCGGCGCGAATGCGCTGCGGGCACAGGCGGTCGCGGCACGCAGCTACGCGATCGCGACCCCGCGGAACGCCTACGCGACGACCTGCGACACCACCGCGTGCCAGGTCTACAAGGGCGAGTACACCCGCCCGGTCTCGGGTTCCACGCGGACGTTCGTCGAGGACTCCCGGGCGAACGCGGCGATCGCCGCCACCGCCGGTCAGGTCAGGAAGAAGCCCAACGGCGCGGTCAGCCGGACGGAGTTCTCGGCCTCGTCGGGTGGCTGGACGACGCCCGGGGAGTTCCCCGCGGTCCAGGACCTGGGCGACGGCACGGCCGGCAACCCCAACACCAACTGGTCCGTGGCGGTGGACGCCGGGACGCTCGCGGCCCGGCTGGGCACCCCGGCGATCACCGGCATCTCGGTGACCGAGCGCAACGGTCTCGGGGTCGACGGCGGCCGGGTGCTCCGGGTCGTGGTCGACACGGCGAACGGCCCCTACTCTTTCACGGGCAACCAGTTCCGCAGCCGGGTGGGGCTGAAGAGCGACTGGTTCAAGCTGAACGTCCGCAGCTACACCGAGTCGGCGTCGTACACGAAGGCGCTGTACAACGACCTGCTGGGCCGGAGCGGAGCGCCGTCCGAGGTGGCGCCCTGGGCCGGTTCGGTCGCCGGCGGCACCGACCCCGGCGCGGTGGCGCGCTCGTTCCTCGGGTCCACCGAGAACCTGCGCAATCTGGTCAAGCAGACCTACGCGGGAGCGCTCAAGCGCACCCCGGACCCGCGCGGCTACGACTCGTGGGTGGCCTACCTCCGGACCGGGCGGACGCTCAACGAGCTGAACGCCGCCGTGTACAACTCGGCGGAGTCGCTGCAGGCCCTCGGCGGCGGTGACATGCTCCTGTGGGTCGACGGCATGTACCAGGGGCTGCTCGGCCGCACCGCCGGGGCCTCCGAGCGCCAGCACTGGGCGGACGTGGCGACGGCCCGCGGCCGCAACTACGTGGCATTCCACATCTCCGGCTCCGTCGAGGCGCGGCAGAAGCGTCTGGTCGGCTACTACTCCGACCTCCTGCAGCGGGGGGTCGACAGCACCGGCATGCAGACGTGGGTGCCCCAGATGATGGGGAACGGCGACGTCGACGTGCAGGTCTCGATCACCAGCAGCGTCGAGTACTGGAACAAGGCGCGCACCCGGTTCCCGTGA
- a CDS encoding Wzt carbohydrate-binding domain-containing protein, translating to MQVLDGEGRPVLTPVPEEDLVLRVTVEADERLEDWVLGIGIDTPTGQPIFGTNTQLLGIPLEPLQGRREVDVRLSGLRLGEGQYHVHGALAEWGGPAFARLSQAARLEVDGNGQAVGPVGVSGISVTGIEPAAAAPVR from the coding sequence GTGCAGGTCCTCGACGGCGAGGGCCGGCCGGTGCTGACCCCGGTCCCGGAGGAGGACCTGGTCCTCCGCGTGACGGTCGAGGCGGACGAGCGCTTGGAGGACTGGGTCCTCGGCATCGGCATCGACACCCCGACCGGCCAGCCCATCTTCGGCACCAACACCCAGTTGCTGGGCATTCCTCTCGAGCCGCTGCAGGGACGCCGCGAGGTCGACGTCCGCCTGTCCGGCCTGCGGCTCGGCGAGGGGCAGTACCACGTACACGGGGCACTGGCCGAGTGGGGCGGGCCGGCGTTCGCGCGGCTGTCGCAGGCCGCCCGGCTGGAGGTGGACGGCAACGGGCAGGCCGTCGGTCCGGTGGGTGTCTCCGGCATCTCCGTCACCGGGATCGAGCCCGCCGCAGCCGCCCCCGTCCGCTGA
- a CDS encoding ABC transporter ATP-binding protein produces MSDTPAVIQVEGLSKRFVIRKDKSIKERIVNAAMSRRHREDFWALRDVDLTIDAGTTVGLIGPNGSGKSTLLKAIGGIIQPTSGTVLRRGRLAALLELGAGFHPDLTGRDNVYLNAAILGLTRQQTDRHFDAIVDFSGIEKFIDTQVKFYSSGMYVRLAFAVAVHVDPDILLVDEVLAVGDEPFQRKCLDRIKRFQHEGRTIVLVTHALDQVVEICNRAVVLENGRVLADGTAREATKVLRADFDEQATTEMAATGRGPPRASWACRSSTARAGRC; encoded by the coding sequence ATGTCTGACACCCCGGCCGTCATCCAGGTCGAAGGGCTGAGCAAGCGGTTCGTCATCCGCAAGGACAAGTCCATCAAGGAGCGGATCGTCAACGCGGCGATGTCGCGCCGGCACCGCGAGGACTTCTGGGCCCTGCGCGACGTCGACCTCACGATCGACGCCGGCACGACGGTCGGCCTCATCGGACCCAACGGCTCGGGGAAGAGCACCCTGCTCAAGGCCATCGGCGGCATCATCCAGCCCACCTCCGGCACGGTTCTCCGGCGCGGTCGCCTGGCCGCCCTGCTCGAGCTCGGGGCCGGCTTCCACCCGGACCTCACCGGACGGGACAACGTCTACCTGAACGCGGCGATCCTGGGGCTGACCCGCCAGCAGACCGATCGGCACTTCGACGCCATCGTCGACTTCTCCGGCATCGAGAAGTTCATCGACACCCAGGTGAAGTTCTACTCGTCGGGCATGTACGTCCGGCTGGCGTTCGCCGTCGCGGTGCACGTGGACCCGGACATCCTCCTGGTCGACGAGGTGCTGGCGGTGGGCGACGAGCCGTTCCAGCGCAAGTGCCTGGACCGCATCAAGCGCTTCCAGCACGAGGGCCGGACCATCGTCCTGGTGACCCACGCGCTCGACCAGGTCGTCGAGATCTGCAACCGGGCCGTCGTGCTGGAGAACGGCCGCGTGCTCGCCGACGGGACGGCCCGAGAGGCCACCAAGGTCCTCCGGGCCGACTTCGACGAGCAGGCCACGACGGAGATGGCGGCCACCGGCCGGGGGCCTCCGCGCGCGTCCTGGGCGTGCAGGTCCTCGACGGCGAGGGCCGGCCGGTGCTGA
- a CDS encoding ABC transporter permease: MRNPEAVARSARLREEPWQASAPSGGFVTGTIRSIREIFGRRELLALLVRRELKARYKDSSLGFLWSLLRPLSILIVYYVAIGKFLGAERAIPDFAIYIFTGLIVWQLFQEIVSSSTGSIVGNAGLVRKVYLPREVFPLSTVGSGLFNFGTQMVILAAAVIITDRVPTGSRLWYLPLSLAVVLTFGTAIGLALAAVNVYLRDVQYLVEIVLTILFWASPIVYSWRLVQDAIGGSWAADLYLNNPVTLAVLGMQRALWVAGTDEPVPDGLATRLLVALAIGTVLLWLSQRLFNRLEGNFAQEL; encoded by the coding sequence ATGAGAAACCCTGAGGCCGTGGCGCGCAGCGCCCGGCTCCGCGAGGAGCCCTGGCAGGCCAGCGCGCCCAGCGGCGGCTTCGTCACGGGCACGATCCGCTCGATCCGGGAGATCTTCGGACGGCGCGAGCTCCTGGCCCTCCTGGTCCGACGGGAGCTCAAGGCCCGGTACAAGGACAGCTCCCTGGGCTTCCTCTGGAGCCTGCTGCGACCGCTGTCGATCCTGATCGTCTACTACGTGGCGATCGGCAAGTTCCTCGGCGCCGAGCGCGCGATCCCCGACTTCGCGATCTACATCTTCACCGGTCTGATCGTCTGGCAGCTGTTCCAGGAGATCGTCAGCTCCAGCACCGGGTCGATCGTCGGCAACGCGGGACTGGTGCGGAAGGTCTACCTCCCGCGCGAGGTCTTCCCCTTGAGCACGGTGGGGTCGGGGCTGTTCAACTTCGGCACGCAGATGGTGATCCTGGCGGCCGCGGTGATCATCACCGATCGCGTCCCCACCGGGAGCCGGCTGTGGTACCTCCCCCTGTCCCTGGCGGTCGTCCTGACCTTCGGCACGGCCATCGGACTGGCTCTCGCGGCGGTGAACGTCTACCTGCGCGACGTCCAGTACCTCGTGGAGATCGTCCTCACGATCCTCTTCTGGGCCTCCCCGATCGTCTACTCGTGGCGGTTGGTCCAGGACGCCATCGGTGGCAGCTGGGCGGCGGACCTGTACCTGAACAACCCCGTCACCCTGGCGGTACTCGGCATGCAGCGCGCGCTGTGGGTCGCCGGTACCGATGAGCCCGTACCCGACGGCCTGGCCACCCGGCTGCTCGTCGCCCTCGCCATCGGCACCGTCCTGCTCTGGTTGAGCCAGCGGCTGTTCAACCGGCTCGAGGGCAATTTCGCACAGGAGCTGTGA